From the genome of Nitrosomonas sp. Is79A3:
CAAGGTTTGGTGGGTTATCCCGATTTTCTGATTCGTCACGAAAGCGGTCAATATCAACCTGCTGATGCCAAGCTTTCACTCAGTGAAAATAAAAAGGCGATTCAGATCCAACTGGGCATCTACCGCCGGTTACTGAGAAATGAATTGCCCGCCATGGTTTTCCTCGGAGATGGACGCACTGGATTGCTTGGTGATGAGGTTAATCCCGTGGTCGATGAGTTTATAACCGGAATGCGAGCGTTGCTTGATCTTCCGCAACAGCCAACCGTTCGTTATAGCCATAGCAAATGTCGTATTTGTCCGTATGAGGCCCATTGCCGTCCGGATTTTGAAGCGCAAGAAGATATCTCGTTACTTTATGGAATTCACGGTAAAGCTGCGAAGCATCTGGCGGAAGCGGGTATTTCAACAATTTCACAGCTTGCCATGAGTACAGCTGAATCCATCCCGGATGTGCCCTATCTCAAAGGTAATAAAAGAAAGCACCGCGCCATTCTGCAAGCCGGCTCATTTCTAAGCGGTAAAGTATTTCAGTTGGTTAAAGCCATTTTGCCGGAGGGCACCTGGATTCATTTCGATATTGAAGATAATCCTTTAACGCCAAACCGGGAGCGTCATGTTTATCTTTGGGGGTTTTTGGTACCTGCATATACCCGAGAGAGCTTTGAGTATGTGTGGACCGATGATGAAACCGGCGATTACGAAGGCTGGCTCGGTTTCTTGCAGAAAATTGAAGAATATCGTGTACGCTATTCACCATTGGTATTAGCACATTATTCCAATCACGAAAAAGCCACTATCAGGAAATATGCCGAACGCTATGCGATGGAAAATCATACTACTGTGACATGGCTGCTCGGTGATAATAGCCCGTTGTTTGATATGCAAAATCCTGTTCTGGATTGTTTGGTGCTGCCGCTACAGGGGTATGGTCTTAAGGACATCTGCAAACATCCGGACCTGGTTAATTTTCAATGGGAAAATGAAGAATCCGGATCGCAATGGTCAGTTGTGCAATTCAATCGCTTCCGCTCGGAATCGAACTTAACCGAGAAGCAAAAACTCAAGGCGGAGATACTGAATTATAACCGTGATGACGTCACAGCCACCCGAAGACTGGAAGTATGGATTAGAAAGTTATTTTGTTGAATGTATCAGCGGACATTCCATATTCAGGGATGGATTTTTCAGATTAAATAATACGTCCGTAAGAATCCTCAAATCTTACGATATCGTCTTCGCCAAGATAGGTTCCTGACTGAACTTCTATGAGATGTAAAGGAATCTTCCCGGGATTCTCGAGACGATGCGATTTGCCGAGCGGGATGTATGTCGATTGGTTTTCTGTAAATAAGGTTTCTTGATTTTCTACAGTGACTTTGGCGGTACCGCTGACGACTACCCAATGTTCCGCTCTATGGTGATGCATTTGAAGTGACAGCCTTTCTCCCGGTTTCACCATGATTCGCTTGACTTGAAACCGTTCCCCCTTGTCGATTCCCTCATACCAGCCCCATGGGCGGTGAACTCGCAGATGTTCGAGATGTTCCTTGCGCTGATTGGATTCGAGTTGTTGTAGTGCAGTCTTGAGATGTTGTGCCTTGCTTTTGTGCATTACCAGCACGGCGTCGGCGGTTTCAACAACAATGATATCGTCGAGTCCGATTACGGCGACTAGGCGATTTTCCGCACGAATATAGCTTTTTTGGGTATCGAAAACGAGCGTATCACCGCTGGTGACGTTGCCATTGCCGTCCTTGGGCGCAATCTGCCATAGGGAATCCCAGGATCCGACATCGCTCCAGCCGAATTGTGCGGGTACCACGGCGGCACGATCGGTTACCTGCATGATCGCATAATCAATCGAATCCGATGGAGAAGCTGCAAATGCTTCCTTACCCGGAAGGATAAAGCCAAGATCCGTTGTTTTTTCTTGCCAAGCTTTCTGGACAGCATCAAAGATGTCCGGTCGATGCCGTTGCAATTCTTGCAGATAATTTCCGGCAGTAAAAACGAACATGCCGCTATTCCAGGTATAGCCGCCTTCCTGCAAATAAGCGGCAGCGGTTTCCCGGTTAGGTTTTTCAAAAAAAGATTGAACTTGATAAGCAGTCAGTGCAATCGGTGTGGCAAACGAAAGCGCTGCACCGGCCTTGATATAACCATAGCCTGTTTCCGGTGCAGATGGCACGACACCAAAAGTCACCAAATAACCTTCCTGGGCAGCCATTTTTGCTGTTTCCACCGCCTGTGCAAAAGCAACCTGATCGTCTATGACATGATCGGCTGGTAAAACGATCATCAAAGCGTTTTCATCGATCTGTGCCAGATGAAATGCAGCAAGCGCGATCGCTGGCGCGGTATTGCGTCCGGCCGACTCAAGATAAATCGCTTCCGGCTTGATTTTTATCGCTTCACATTGTTCCTGGATCAGAAAACGATGTTCAAAATTACACACAATAATAGGAGCCTGCGAATTCGATAGTGCAGTTGCCCGGACGAGTGTGGCCTGCAGCATGGTTTCTTTTGCGACGAGCGGTAACAATTGTTTAGGATAGTTGGCGCGTGAAAGGGGCCATAATCGCGTGCCGCTTCCACCGGAAAGGATGATGGGGTGAATGTTTACGTTCATTTGCTTAAAGTATCCTTATTTGTTACGAGACGTGCGTGGTAAGACGATTCTTGCACTCTGAGCTTGACATCGCCAATACTGCAAGGCATCTGTCCGATTGTCAAATGGGCGGCAAAAAGACTGGCATAGCAGTGTTCATTAATCATGCTGGATGTTTTTGTTATTTACGTTGATACTGCAGTTCTGACCGAAGTGGATAGGCTCCGTAATAAAACTACTCCGCTGCAAAAATGCTATTATTTCTAGTAACTTATTATAATTGCTTCCATTAGAGTAGTTTCCTAATAGAGAATCCAGGTTAAATCTTTAAGAAAATTCTGATTAAGTTGATTACACTCGTGGTTCGACTAGCTCACCATGGACGTAATTAGTATATTATCGTCCGTCCTGAGTCCGTCGAAGGGCTCAAATCTTTGGGGAGTACGAATGATTCGCCATCTGTACATGCTTCTTGCGCTATTTATACTATTCGCGTTTTCTGCCTGTGCAACCAAAACACCAGAAAAGAAAACGCCGGATTCGCCCGATAAGGCCAAGATTCTGACACCTTTTGAGCAGCTATCTTTCAAATCGGAAGGAAAAACGGTTTTTGAGGATGAAGGAAAATTCATCCTGATCGAAGGAAGCAAATGCATGCAGCGGGACAATGGCGCAGAGGCGGCAACCGTGCTGCAATGGATCGAAATGCCCGGCTACGTGGATAGTGCGACCGTCGTGCTGAATGGCTGGGATCTGCGCTATCTGCAGAAAGATCGCGAAGTGAACTCGATGAAAGCCGACATCATCCACAGCAAGCTGGTTAAAAGCGCCGGTTCTTCCTTCCTGGTGTTTGAAGTACAAGGCAAACTGGATGACCAGAATCGTGCCGGTGCGTACGAGTTCTGTGTATTTTATAGCGGATTCGGCTATCGCTCGGTTTGGTTTGATGCCGCGATTGAATGGGATTACAACGGGATTGAAGCATCAGCGCTACAGAATAAAGCGCAAGGCGCAGTGGCCACTGTGGAAAACTTGGGAAGCAAAGGCACGCTGAAAGGTAATGATGTGATTGCGATTATTCCGCGCGGATTTGATTTTCAGTTTGATGACACCTTCGAATGCGAATTACGTTTCCCCCCCTGTAAATGGGCGGATCGTGCCGACTATCGTTTGCTGCAAGCTGCCTACAGTCTGTCTCAAACCGGCGCTTCGCCTAACCGCGACGGCAGCCCGCACTGGGTCACTCAAACCATTTTCAAAGATAACGATACGCGCACGCACCGCATTAAAACACGCGCCGCCCAGATTCGCGGCAGCAGCGTCAAACTGCGCGCAGACTTCTTGGCACTGAATCCTCGCGCCGGAAAAACCGCTACCTGCCGCAAAAACACCGACGGCATTGTCCGCACCCAGACATTCCGCATCAATGATTTACCCTACGACTATGCCGTGCCGATGCTGACCGGCTGGGACCTCTCCTACGAATGCGAGCATCAGCAAGTGCAACGGGCAGGCATCTGGATCCATGACATCCACTTCAATCCGGAAGCCAACAGCCTGGAATATCAAGTATCGTCCATCCTGCGCGACCAAGATGGCGCACCCAGCTTCAATGCCGCGCACCGCATCACAGTATTAGGACTCAACCGCCTGCCGTCGCCAGAGCAGCACCGGACACCTAAAATTGAAATCAAGCTCAGGGAGCAGTGATTGATTATCCGTGCTTGCTTATAGTAAACCGATAATTAATAGCAGGATAATTTGAGTTTGTTATGATCATAAGACAATTTGCAGTTTTTATAAGACATCGGGTGTCTTATATATTACGTTGGGCGTGTCAGATCGACCCATTTCAAAAATGAACCGTTAGATATATGGAGATGATCAATGAAACCGGAGAGGATCTTTGAGCTCATCGTATGGCTGCTAATCGTAGCCGGTGGGTTAGTAACTGCGTATGTCTCTTTTGGAATCCTAAGCTCCGAGGCAAGCGGCCAGTTGGAGAAGTATTCGTTCAGTGGAGCCATTGCTGGGGCGCTCGTTTCTTGGGGAGTACTAACTTCAGTGTATTTGCAGGTGCGAGGATCAAGCAGAGAACTTGAACAGCTGCGCGATCGCACCGTAGAACTCGAGCACAAGTTGATTAGGGGCGCTCCAAAACCTGAGGGCTTTACTATTGAGGTGGACGAAAGACAACGAATTGTTCTCGCAAGACCGGAAGAATGGCAACCGAAGGGTGGTTTGATCTTCGATCTCGAGCTATCCGAGCAAAAAATGAAGGATGGTGACACGTTCGTTCCTACATTCCGCTGTTTCTTCGAGCCGATCGATCCCAAGTCAAGCCGGGCAGCGTGGGTCGATAGGCAACTGAAAGACTTGGAGGATGCGGTAGGTTTTGTCGGCTCCTTTACGACTGAGATGGTACCCATAGGTGCCGAACTTGCCGGAGTCAAAGAAAGTCTGAAGATAATTGTACGACAATTCGTACGAATCGAATGGAAGCGTTCGCCAGTTACTGGAAACGTTGAGAGAAATTGGTCTCTGATTCACAAAGATGAGGCTGCAGGCATTCTCTTTGGCACATCCCCTGAGAGTGTGAGTGCGAGTATGTCAACCTCGGTAACCCTTACGGGATACGCACTCCGTAAGGGGGGCGTATGCTATGTTGGTACTCGACAGGCTCAAGCCAACGTGAGCCAAGACGGCAAAACAGCGGTCGTCACCGTGCTGAAAGAGGATATTGCCTATCGAAACCAAGTAGAAATAGAGTGGGAGAATCCGGAGGTACACGGACTGCGCTCCAACAAGC
Proteins encoded in this window:
- a CDS encoding TM0106 family RecB-like putative nuclease; the encoded protein is MIANQSTQTLIKPSDATAWIACIRRAWLDKHQPAAYEPDAFNQLLSDLGLEHEAAMLARLENQFPVIQAISFDHTQVLMQQGAPVIYQGRLMDEQQGLVGYPDFLIRHESGQYQPADAKLSLSENKKAIQIQLGIYRRLLRNELPAMVFLGDGRTGLLGDEVNPVVDEFITGMRALLDLPQQPTVRYSHSKCRICPYEAHCRPDFEAQEDISLLYGIHGKAAKHLAEAGISTISQLAMSTAESIPDVPYLKGNKRKHRAILQAGSFLSGKVFQLVKAILPEGTWIHFDIEDNPLTPNRERHVYLWGFLVPAYTRESFEYVWTDDETGDYEGWLGFLQKIEEYRVRYSPLVLAHYSNHEKATIRKYAERYAMENHTTVTWLLGDNSPLFDMQNPVLDCLVLPLQGYGLKDICKHPDLVNFQWENEESGSQWSVVQFNRFRSESNLTEKQKLKAEILNYNRDDVTATRRLEVWIRKLFC
- a CDS encoding mannose-1-phosphate guanylyltransferase/mannose-6-phosphate isomerase, which gives rise to MNVNIHPIILSGGSGTRLWPLSRANYPKQLLPLVAKETMLQATLVRATALSNSQAPIIVCNFEHRFLIQEQCEAIKIKPEAIYLESAGRNTAPAIALAAFHLAQIDENALMIVLPADHVIDDQVAFAQAVETAKMAAQEGYLVTFGVVPSAPETGYGYIKAGAALSFATPIALTAYQVQSFFEKPNRETAAAYLQEGGYTWNSGMFVFTAGNYLQELQRHRPDIFDAVQKAWQEKTTDLGFILPGKEAFAASPSDSIDYAIMQVTDRAAVVPAQFGWSDVGSWDSLWQIAPKDGNGNVTSGDTLVFDTQKSYIRAENRLVAVIGLDDIIVVETADAVLVMHKSKAQHLKTALQQLESNQRKEHLEHLRVHRPWGWYEGIDKGERFQVKRIMVKPGERLSLQMHHHRAEHWVVVSGTAKVTVENQETLFTENQSTYIPLGKSHRLENPGKIPLHLIEVQSGTYLGEDDIVRFEDSYGRII